The nucleotide sequence CCGAGCAGCTGGTGGTCACCGAGCTGGCTGACCCGGTGGACGGCGACGTGCACGCCCCCGAGATCGGCTCTCGATGGCAGGTGGTGGACCGCGACCCCCAGCGGGGCTGGCACACCTCCACCACCGGCCTGCGGTACCGGATCGTCACCTACGCACGGTGAGGAGCTGGCCGAGGCCGGGCGCTACTGCACCCGGGCGACGCCCTCGCCCAGCCGCAGCGCCCGGGCAGCGCGCTCGGCCAGCACGGCGGGCGGGGCGGTGACGTCCTCGGTCATCCCCGCCTCGTCCCGGCCCAGCGGCTCCAGCGCGGCCAGCTGCGAGCCGAGCAGCTCCGGGGGCATGAAGTGCCCGACGCGTGAGCCCAGGCGGCGCGACAGCAGCTCTGGCGAGCCGTGCAGGTGCAGGAACCAGATGTCGCCGGCGGCAGCGCGCAGCACGTCGCGGTGGGCCCGCCGCAGGGACGAGCAGGCCATCACCGCAGTGCGCCCGGCGTCGGCCCGCTCCTGCATCCAGGCACTGACCGCCAGCAGCCACGGCGACCGGTCTGCCTCCTCCAGCGGCTCGCCCGCCGACATCTTGGCGACGTTGGCCGGCGGGTGGAAGTCGTCGGCGTCGCCCACCTCCGCCCCCAGCCGCTCAGCCAGCAACCGCGCCACCGTGCTCTTGCCGGCACCCGCGACG is from Rhodococcus sp. X156 and encodes:
- a CDS encoding gluconokinase; protein product: MRSRSPQVVVMGVAGAGKSTVARLLAERLGAEVGDADDFHPPANVAKMSAGEPLEEADRSPWLLAVSAWMQERADAGRTAVMACSSLRRAHRDVLRAAAGDIWFLHLHGSPELLSRRLGSRVGHFMPPELLGSQLAALEPLGRDEAGMTEDVTAPPAVLAERAARALRLGEGVARVQ